The genomic segment gtctccaaactcctgggctctagcaatcctcctgcctcagcctcccaaagtgctggggttacaggtgtgagctgcctacttccttctggctttttttttttttttttttttgagatggagtctcgcttgttgcccagtctgaagtacagtggtacgatcacggcttactgcaatttctgcctcccggtttcaagcgaatctcctgcctcagccttccaagtaggtgggaATACAGGCTCGTGCCatcataccctgctaattttttgtattttcagtggagacggggtttcaccatgttagccaagatggtctcaatctcctgaccttgtgatccacccgcctctacctcccaaagtgttgggattacaggcacgaaccactgcCCCAGGCCcttgctcttttaaaaaagaaaaagagttagaTGTACATATCTCCATAGACTTTACAACATAATGGAAAAACTTGTtcctttttccaaaataaaacagaagaagtggctgagcatggtggttcgcacctgtaatcccagaactttgggaggctgaggcaggtggatcacctgaggtcaggagttcaagaccaacctggccaacatagtgaaaccctatctttactgaaaaatacaaaaacttagctggatgtggtggtgcaagtctgtaattccagctactcaggaggctgaggctggagaattgcttgaaccaagggggcagaggttgcagagagccgaagtggtgccactgcactccagcctaggggacagagcaagactccatctaaaaataaaaagccacacacaaaaaacaaacagaagaaaatcacATTTGGTTATCACCATGGGGTCCTCAATTTCTGCCCTAAGAGAAATCACAAGAGTTCTGAACACATTCCTTGTAGTTACTGTTCCTGAGTGTAGAGGCTCAGGGGAAGCCTCTGACTTCAAACTTCTCCATCCTCTACCTCTAGCCATCAAGTAATTCTGGCTCAGGGGCTTGGTACCATCCAACAGATGATGCTAGAAGCTGTGGAGGTAATAGCTGGCTGTGGCTCAACACTGCTTTTGATAGGGAATGAAGAACATGTGAAGCCCTAGGCCAGTCTGTGAACATTCTGTAATCCCAAAGATCTACCTCCTTGTGATGAACGCAATCAAACATACTCTAGGGCAGAGATGAAAAGCATCCCTGATTTTGCCAGGCCTTAAGGAcactgttcaataaatattaactgaatcaatgaataaatacgTATTGGACGGGACTGTATATATTTGTGGCAAGCAAACAGTAAAACCACTGATTTGCTTCAAACCTTGAAATAACCCTTGGAAACCTTCTCCTTCGCTACCAATACCTTTGTGATGTTAAAGTTCTCTTCACCAGGACTCTGCAGAAAGTTCACCGGAACACACTGGCTCTGAATGTGGGAATGACTCCATTAAGCCACTCACAGTCTGCAGTCCCTATTTTGCAAATAGAATCCTAATTTACAGAATACATTGTTATCACTTGGGCtgtaaaattcacaaaataaattgTGATCATTAATGAGAGTTAATAAAGTCAGAAATCATTGACAACATTGAGATactacttattttcttctttttttttctttttgagatggagtcttgctgtgttgcccaggctggagtgcagtggtgcgatctcagttcactgcaacctctgcctccaggttcaagtgattctcctgcctcagcctgctgagtagctgggattacagacatgcaccaccgtgcccggctattttttgtatttttagtagagacatggtttcaccatattggccaggctggtttcaaactcctaacgtcaagtgatcagcctgcctcagcctcccaagtgttgggattacaggcgtgagtcagtgCGCCTGGCCCGGAGACATTATTTCTTTCCAATTCATGAGAAATACAGATACTCTTAGACCCTCTCCTCATACATCTATCAAAATAACTTGAAGATTTCTCTGTCAAAATATTGAACCCTTCTGCCAACCAAACTGGAGCTCTAATTTAGGAATAGTTTAATAGAAATGGACTTAacgttgaggtgggagaattgctggagcacaggagttcgaggccagcctgggctacatagtgagactctctctaccaaaaactttaaaaataattaactgggtgtggtggcacatgcctgtaagtctcagctactcaggcggctgagggaagtctcagctactcaggcggctgaggtgggaggatcacttgagctcagaaggtccaggctgcagtaagccatgatcatgcccctgcatcCTAGCCTGggttgacagaatgagaccctgtctcaaaaaaatttttttcttttttttttttttttgagacggagtctcgctctgtcgcccaggctggagtgcagtggccatatctcagctcactgctagctccatctcctgggtttacgccattctcctgcctcagcctcccgagtagctgggactacaggcgcccgccacctcgcccggctagtttttttgtatttttttagtagagacagggtttcaccatgttagccagcatggtctcgatctcctgacctcgcgatcagcctgtctcggcctctcaagtgctgggattacaggcttaagccaccgcgcccagccaaaaaaattttaattaaaaaaatatatatatatacacacacacacaaataatccTGATATGATTAtacaaatgtattaaattatcacatgtatactgaaaatatgtacatatatgtgtcaactaaaagattttttaatgtttataaatatatacacagaaagtatttttctgtgtgtgtgtatatatatatacacaactcctcaaattcctgtgctccagaaattctcccacctcaacatTAAGTCCATTTCTATTAAACTATTCCTAAATTAGAGCTCCAGTTTGGTTGGCAGAACGGTCCAATATTTTGACAGAGAAATCAAGTTATTTTGATATATGAGGAGAGGctttactatatataaaaatatatatttatatatatttatataaataaatactacatataaatatatatatacacacacacatatatacagaaaaagataCTGATTACATTTTCAAATGCCTGTCTTACCAGATAGgtattccagaatttctgtttcagGTCCAAAAATATGTCATCCTTTTCCTGGAGAATGCTCATACCTATTTGCAAAACaccaaaagaattttaaaacattcagtagGGTACCGTATAACAGTGCAGGTTTCAGTTTTCCATTCCAAAATGCAAAGTAACCATCAGTATCATCCATCAATACGACCCTTCTGATCCAACAGTGAAAAGAGAACatagtcaggcacggtggctcaagcctgtaatcccagcagtttgggaggccgaggcaggcagattgcttgagtccaggagtttagagaccagcctgggcaacagggcaaaaccccatctctacaaaaaatacaaaaattagccaggtgtggtggcgtgcctgtagtcatagctactcaggaggctgaagtgggaggattgcttgagcctgggaggtagaggctgcagtgagctgtgatcctgacactgcactccagcctgggcaacacagcaagaccctgtctcaaaaaaaaaaaaaaaaaagaaaagaaaaagaaaatagaacataaTCTCCACTCTAAAACtagataaattttaaaggaatGATAAATACGAAGTGAGAATAGCAGAGTATAAAAGTTATAGCAgaacaattattttttcaaaaactatagCAATTCACAAAAAGAATCAAGTTACAATAGTGGGCCTATTGGTTACTTTTCTCTACCTTGCAAACATTTTGTGAAATGTCGAACATttgaacattttgaatttttaatttctatcttttaaaaaaaagctagTGGACTGgttgtggtgcctcacgcctgtaatctcagcactttgggaggctgaggcgggtggatcacctgaggttgggagtttgagaccagcctgaccaacatggagaaactccctctcttctaaaactacaaaattagccccacgtggtggtgcatgcctgtaattccagcttctcaggaggctgaggcagaaggatcacttgaacccaggatttggAGGTTGcggtcagctgagatcacaccactgcgttcctgactgggtcacagagcaagactccatctcaaaaatataaaaataagaaaaggctaGTGGACCCAAATACTCTGGCAACTACAAATTTCCCATCGGTATTACCCTATTCAAAAATTGAAAGTGGAACACCAATTCAGCCTTCctaaaaacactttgaaaacttTGATCTTCAACCTCCCTGAAGAGAAATTCACGGCCTGGGCAATAtatcaagaccttgtctccacaaaacaatttaaaaaccagCCAGGTATAggggtgcacgcctgtggtcccaattactccagaggcagaagtgggaggattgcttgagcctaggaggtcgaggctgcaatgaggggtgatcacatcactgcacttcagcctgagggaatagagtcagaccctgtctcagaaaaagtaaaggaaaaaagaaaaatgaaattcaggTAGCAAGGCAAAGCTCTCCTATTTTAGAAAGGGTTGTAAAACtgagagtactttttttttttttgagacgaagtcttgctctgtcgcccgggctggagtgcagtggccggatctcagctcactgcaagctccgcctcccgggttcacgccattctcctgcctcagcctcccgagtagctgggactataggcgcccgccacctcgcccggctagttttttgtattttttagtagagacggggtttcaccgtgttagccaggatagtctccatctcctgacctcgtgatccgcccgtctcagcctcccaaagtgctgggattacaggcttgagccaccgcgcccggccgagagtactttaaaaattctttccaaTCCCCAGTTAGGAGGTAGGGGAAATAAGAGCCTTATTAGTTAATTACAGAAGATTCTTACATGACTCAGCAAAATATTGGTAATACTGTGTTCCACTTACCTAGCATTAATTAAATGCTAAGTACTTTATGCGCCTCATTTCATGTGTCCCTCCTTACAGTTCGCTAAGGTAGGTAGagttacaaatgaggaaaagagcTTAGAGAGGTTAATAGCAGACGGAATTCAACCCAGGTGTCTGATTCCCAAGCCAGAGTTGTTAATCTGTTACAACTCTGGTTCCCCAAGGTGACCCCAGCAAAAAGATCATCTCATTGGTGCAATTTCCATGTAGAGAGCCTCATGCAAAACTCTAATCCATCCCCTTCCACTTGCCCCTTCATGGAAATTTGAGGTGACCAAAACTGaaccagaaaaactgaaaaccagctgggcgaggtggctcatgcctctaatcccagcactttgggaggttgagatgggcagatcacttgaagacaggagttcaagaccagtgtggccaacatggtgaatccccgtcttcattaaaaatgcaaaagttagccgggcgtggtggtgtgcatctttAATCCCAGTccctcggtaggctgaggcaggagaattgcttgaacctggagatggaggttgcagtgagctgaaatcgggCCACtacacacttcagcctgggcgataaagcgagactctgtctccaaaaaagaaaaagaaaaagaaaaagagaacaatctCACTAGTTGTTTCAGGATTAAATAGGATTCTGGTCCCCTACCCCTTCACCGGTGTACAAGGCTTCTGTAACAGGTGCTAGGAAGCTGTTTGCAAATCTAGTCTGGAAATCACACCCTGGGACCAGGCAAAGACCTTCTGATAAAACAGGAGGCCCTAGCTCTCAGGCTGTCTGTCCTCCTGACACACTGATCCCATCAGCCATGTAGTTGGCCACAATGGCAATAGGCAACCAGGTTGTTTGTGTTTCTGGTGGGGTCTGTAGGGAAAGGAAGTGAATCCAACTCTTCAAAATAAGGTTCAGGGGGCAGGGTAGCTCTCTTCAAGATGGTGGCTTGTCTGACCTCAACCTGGTTTAGAAAGCACCAACAGCCCTTAGGAGAAATTCCCTCCCATTTGGGATTGGGACCTTGTTCCCCAATCGCAAGGTCAGGCTTAAGACCCACAGAGATTTTCTCCCCAGTTACCCACCCCATCCCCTTCAAGGCTATAGAAATTGCAATGATGATAGAGGCCACAGGTCCCCTTCTGTAAGCAGACGGAAGATCTCCAAAGATCACAAGAATTTAACCAGCTTGAGCAATCAGCCTGTTTTACAGCCTCCTGCCCTCAACCTGTTCCTCCCCAACCCTGGGTGGAATGAGGTCAACCTGTTTGTTTAAACCAGCTCCGAAGTGACCCCAGGTTACTGATAGATGAACCCAAGTTAACTCTCCTCATTTCCATGCTAAAGTCTTCACCCTGGGAGAAGCTATAGCTTCACGACTATAACCTGTGTAACCCATGCAATCTATGTGCTAGCATCATGACTCACTGGGACTCCTACTCTGCATGCAATCACGCACCCTCTCCTTTCTCCATCACCCCATAAAACCCTCCTGTCTCCTTCTCGGGGGGACACACTACTTTGGAGAACACGCCCAGTGTCTTCCTTACTTGTGCCAAGTAAAACTCCCATTGACCAAAACCTGCCTCTTGATGGAGTCATCTGGGACTCGTTAGGGGAATGAACCCCGGTATTTTTCAGGTAACATTTCCATTGCTCTAATTGTAGGCAGTAGAGAAGGTTTCCACAGTcaagcccccaccccccacaccccAGGCCTGGGTTGGATTTTCTAAGGAGAGGGTTCCCTGAACCCTCACAAGTATATAGTCCTCCATGGCAAGGATCCAAGGTCCCTTGATGTCTTCTGTGGGACCCCCAGGGGAAAATCTTGTCACCAAAGCAGGACTAGGCCCCTGGGCATGAGTTTTCTGAAGATCCAGGCCCAACCTCAGATTCCACCTGCTCTGCCCCCCAGGGTCATGGGTCCCCTTGTATTTTGTTCCTGTGTTGGCCCCGGAGCCCCAGGCATGGATTTTCTGAAGAGCAGGTCGGTCCCTTCCCTGCCCCAGGACTGGTTCATGGTCATGCAGCTGCTATGGCCTTGAACTGGGATCTCCTTTATTTTCCCATGGACGCTTTTTCAGGGGAAAAGACCTCCCTAGCCCTGCCTACTCCAGCCTTAACCTACATCCAACCCCCGAGTCTCAGCCCCGACCCTAGTGCCCTAAATTCCTGACTCGGTGGACCTCTGGCTTCCCAATTTCCCGGCTCCCCAGCCAGTGCCCCCCGCAACTTCTCGCAATCAAACACCCCAGCCTCCAGCCTTTGCCCTGGCCTTCCAGGTCCCTGAAGCAGCCCCCGTCTCAGAGCCCCAGCTCCTGCCCGGGACCCCAGGCTCCTGCAGCGCCCTCCCTCCAGCCGCTTGATCCCGAGTCCCTGCCTCCAGTCCCCCAATAGCGGGTCCTACCCCCGAGGTCCCCTCCCGGCCCCTCACCGGCGTAGAAGACCGAGATCGCGATGGGCGCAGCGACCACCTGGTCGCAGAGCAACTTGGCCAGCACCGCGCGCGGCGCGCGGCCCGGGAGCGCGCGCTCCAGCAGGCCCAGCCACACGTAGTTGAAGTTGGCGTGGAAGGTCACCACCAACGTGGCCACGCTCCGCGTCTGGCGCCAGTCGGCCTCGCCGCCCTGCAGCCGCTGCTGCAGCGCGTCCCCGGCAGTGAAGAGCGAGCCGTAGAGCAGTACGTTGGTGGGCCACGGGTGGCGCCGGGCCGCGCGCGAGAATGCCGGCCACCAGCCCGCCATGTCCGCGCTGTGTGCGCCTGCGATCAGGAGCCGGCGTGGTCAGCAGCTTCCTGCACGGCGTCCgagcctcctgggcctccagcagCCCTGAGTTGGCGCCGCCCGCACCTGCACCTGCCCCCTCCAGATGCTCCTGAGCGATTGGGCGCCCGACCCGCACATTCAGCTCGCGCCGTCCAATCCGGAGGTCACGGGCCGTCGTTGGGGGTGAACGTTTGAAAGGTGCCGGTCCCACCCCCATGCATGGGTCTATTCACACAAAATACCCAGAACaggcaaagccacagaggcagaaggcatgtggttatttatttacttgtttatttttatttttattagttaattagatatttttgagatggagtctcgctctgtcgcccaggctggagtgcaatggcgcgatctgagctcactgcaacctccacctccggggttcaagggattcttctgcctcagcctccggagtagctgggactacacgcgtgcgccatcacgcccgactaatttttgtatttttagtggagacggagtttcaacatgttggccaggctggtctcgagtgaactgcccgcctcggtctctcaTATGGAGTTatttttttggagtgatgaaaacattttgaaattagatAGGTGTGATGGTTCCATGgctttgtgaatatattaaaaaccattgaattgcacacttaaaaaaaaggggggtgcatttggccgggcgcggtggcacatgcttgtaatcccagcactttgggagaattagacaggaggatcctttgagggcaagagttccagactagcctggacaacataggaagactccatctctacaaaaaagaaaaaaaaaagaaaaaaaaaaaaaaaaaaaacgaaagaaagcgAAGAAAAAAGTATTGTCATTActcaggcttggtggtgtgcactgatagttgtcaggcctctgagcccaagctaagccatcatatccacAGTGACCTGCACGTAtgcatccagatggcctgaagcaactgaagatccacaaaagtgaaaatagccttaactggtgacattccaccattgtgattcgtttctgccccaccctaactgatcaatgtaatctcccccacccttaagaaggttccttataatctcccccacccttcagaatgtactttgtgagattcaccccctgcccccaaaacattgctcttaactccaccgcctatcccaaaacctgtaagaactaatgataatcccaccaccctttgctgactctctttttggactcagcccacctgcatccaggtgaaataaacagccatgttgttcacacaaagcctgtttggtggtctcttcacatggacacatgagacaatagtctcagctactgctactcgggaggctgaggtgggaggatcacttgagtccaggaattcaaggttgcagtgagccacgataggaccactgcactccagcctggaaaaaaaaaagagagagagagagagagagagggacagagagagaataaataaaatggtgaattttatggtatgtgaatttatCTTAAACAATGAAGGGAGGGCCGGGCACAGtcgctcacacccataatcccagtactttgggaggccgaggtgggcagatcacgaggtcaggagattgagaccatcctggctaacgcagtgaaaccacgtctctactaaaaatacaaaaaattagccgaaagtggtggcaggcgcctgtagtcccagctacgcgggaggctgagacaggagaatagcctgaacccaagaggtggaagttgcgttgaaccgagatcgcgccactacactccaccctcggtgacagagcgagactccatctcaaaaaaaaaaaaaaaaaaaaaaaNNNNNNNNNNNNNNNNNNNNNNNNNNNNNNNNNNNNNNNNNNNNNNNNNNNNNNNNNNNNNNNNNNNNNNNNNNNNNNNNNNNNNNNNNNNNNNNNNNNNaaaaaaaaaaaaaaaaaaaaaaaaaaaaaaaaaaaaaaaaacgaaaagaaatgCTAAGCAGAGTGTTCTGGTGTGTTCTGCCTGTCTTGGTAGTGGAAGGGAAGAAAAtcagtctttttcttctcccccttAAAACTATTTAAGAAGggaactgggcacggtggctcaagcctgtaatcccaacacttcgggaggtcaaggtgggaggatcacttgggtccaggaattcaagaccagcctgggccacatagtaagacctcatctctacaaaaaaataaaatattagggccgggcatggtggctcacacctgtaatcccagcatttagggaggccaaggtgggtatatcacgaggtcaggagattgagaccagcctgatgaacatggtgaaaccctgtctctactaaaaaaaattcaaaaaattagccaggcatggtggcgctcacctgtagtatcctagctacttgggaggctgaggcaagagaatcgcctaaacccgggaggtgtaggttgcagtgagctgagatcatgccactgcactccagtctgggtgacagagcaagactccatctcaaaaaaaaaaaaaaaaaattaacggcgtgtggtggtgcatacctgtgatcccagctactcaggaggctgaggtgggagaattttgAGCCAgtgagttcaaagctgcagtgaggcatggtagtgccactgcatgccagcctaggcaacagagtgagatcctgtctcaaaaaaaaaaggccaggcccagtggctcacgcctgcattcccagaactttgggaagctgaggcagctgtatcacctgaggtcaggagtttaagaccagcctggccaacatggcaaaaccctgtctctacttaatatacaaaaattatccgggcatagtggtgcgcatctgtaatcccagctactcaggaggctgaggcaggagaattacttgaaccagggagatggaggttgcagtgagccaaaatggtgccactgcactccagcttgggggacacagtgagactcaaaataaagaaataaaaattatttttttaaaaaaaaggatccCCTGGACATACAAAATAAGTAAGCCCCTGCAAATAAAGAACAATTCTATCATTTGGGTATCTTAAGATCGGTTCTACCACTTTATGGATCTTCAGAATCAATCTCTATTTTAGAGATACTAACATTGATTGatgctactatgtgccaggcactgtccttcACACCTTCAcatatatgatctcatttaatcctcatttaATTTTGGCAGGGAAAAGTTGAGCTCCTTACCCAAGATCGTATAACTAGGAAACAAAGACCGAAGCACATGCCTCACTCTTCTTGTTATTAGAAAAGATTTCCTCTGTAAACCTCAGGGACTTTACAAGCGAAATACTAGATTACTGTAATATGATTCTTctgccctatttatttatttatttttattatacttataagttctagggtacatatatacaacgtgcaggtttgttacatatgtatacatgtaacatgttggtgtgctgcacccattaattcatcatttacattaggataactcctaatgctatccctccccgctcccacATCACAATAGGCCCCGAGGTGtcatgttccctgccctgtgtccaagtgatctcattgttcaattcccacctatgagtgacaacgtgtggtgtttggttttctgtccttgggatagtttgctcagaatgatggtttccagctttatccatgtccctgcaaaggacatgaactcatccttttttatgactgcatagtgttccatggtatatgtttgccacattttcttaatccagtctatcattgatggacatttgggttccaagtctttgctattgtgaatagtgccgcaataaacatacgtgtgcatgtgtctttatagcggtatgatttataatcttttgggtatatacccggtaatgggatgcctgggtcaaatgatatttctagttctagatccttgatgaatcgccacactgtcttccacaatggtcgaactagtttacagtcccacgaacagtgtaaaagtgttcctatttctccacatcctctccagcacctgttgtttcctgactttttaatgattgccattctaactggtgtgagatggtatctcattgtggttttgatttgcatttctctgatgaccagtgatgatgagcattttttcatgtgtctgttggctgcataaatgtcttcttttgagaagtgtctgttcatatcctttgtccactttttgatggggttgtttgattttttcttgtaaatttgtttaagttctttgtagattctggatattagccatttgtcagatgggtagattgtaaaagttttctctgattctgtaggttgcctgttcactctgatggtagtttattttcctgtacagaagatctttagtttaattagatcccatttgtcaattttggcttttgttaccgtTATATTTGgtgctttagtcatgaagtccttgcccatgcctatgtcctgaatggtattgcctaggttttcttctagggttttaatggttttaggtctaacatttaagtctctaatccatcttgaagtaatttttgtataaggtataaggaagggatccagttttagctttctacatatggctagccagttttcccagcaccatttattaaatatggaatccttttcccatttcttgttttcgtcaggtttgtcaaagatcagatggttgtagatgtgtggtattatttctgagggctctgttctattccattggtctatatctctgttttggtaccactaccatgctgttttggttactgtagccttgtaatatagtttgaagtcaggtagcatgatgcctccagctttgttctttttgtttaggattgtcttggtgatgtgggctcttttttgtttccatgtgaactttaaattagttttttctgattctcatCAGGCCAATTTAATATTGCCTATTCATTATAACATAATGCTACTTGCACAACTGAGAAAACGCTGTTGCTTTACCTCCTCCAGCCCTGTAGCAGCCATGCATAAATCATAGAACTATAAATATACACTAATTACATAACCTACATAGGCAATCgatattaagaaaaatttttactgCCCGACATTTGTGTGGTTGAAAATGTAGAGTCTAATTTTGATCCACAGTAACATCTAGGTTAATGCTGATTCAGAAGGAAAACATTTGTTGTTGCCATGATTAGCGGCATTGAAACGCTGAATCACCATCTCAAATGTTACCACTATTAATATAATGAGCTACAAAGGAAGATCGAATTAGACCATCTTGGACCACCAGGTTTACAATTCCACCTGCAGATACATGCAAGAAGTATTGTCACGGTACTATGTCGTGTTATTCCATTGAGGTCATTATCAACTAAGCTTATAATTAATGCATGGTCATTTGGTCAATGTCACCAACGTAGCATACTAACAAAAACAAGGGATGCAAACTCAAATGCTTGTAAGGCAGAATGTAAGACGGTAGGAAGCAAAGTCTATAGGGAACTATATAATAGAGGCTGCAGATTCATGGCAGATTCTAAAGCACAGCGGTCCCCAacgtttttggcaccaggaaccgactctgtggaagacaatttttccacaggcAGCATGGGGTGGGATGCAGAAGGGTAATGGtcttgggatgaaactgttccacctcaaatCATCAGGAATTAGATTTGCATAAGGAATATGCAGCCTAGATTCCTCATTTGTGCAATTCACAACAAggttcatgctcctgtgagaatctaatgatactgctgatctgaca from the Piliocolobus tephrosceles isolate RC106 unplaced genomic scaffold, ASM277652v3 unscaffolded_36897, whole genome shotgun sequence genome contains:
- the LOC113222961 gene encoding mpv17-like protein isoform X2; protein product: MAGWWPAFSRAARRHPWPTNVLLYGSLFTAGDALQQRLQGGEADWRQTRSVATLVVTFHANFNYVWLGLLERALPGRAPRAVLAKLLCDQVVAAPIAISVFYAGMSILQEKDDIFLDLKQKFWNTYLLTNFSLVPVQWRTAYTGVYGFLWAIFICFSQQSGDGTLKSAFTIFRTKWTSAIEGSPEK
- the LOC113222961 gene encoding mpv17-like protein isoform X1, whose amino-acid sequence is MAGWWPAFSRAARRHPWPTNVLLYGSLFTAGDALQQRLQGGEADWRQTRSVATLVVTFHANFNYVWLGLLERALPGRAPRAVLAKLLCDQVVAAPIAISVFYAGMSILQEKDDIFLDLKQKFWNTYLSGLVYWPFVQLTNFSLVPVQWRTAYTGVYGFLWAIFICFSQQSGDGTLKSAFTIFRTKWTSAIEGSPEK